From the genome of Bombus vancouverensis nearcticus chromosome 4, iyBomVanc1_principal, whole genome shotgun sequence:
CTTTTAACGACAGTATGACAAAACACCGAAAAACAGATATTACTTTGCAATATTTTTGTAACAGTGTAAATAATGCATTTTGTACATAAATACATATTGTGTATATAGTTTACACAACCATTTTTgtacatatattgtatatttacatttattgaCACACCTGCAAAGTTAAGTAAATAATTAAGGTTCGTAAATTgcgaaaaaattttataaataaatttatcaatatttaGGAAATACATTAAGAATTCTTTccaaaagaataaaagaaaaagaagataatatatatgcAGACGTTTTTCCTGAGATGAAGGTAAAATGATGCTTGATATGATTCATAAAGTGATGCAGCGCGAGACTAAATGATATAGATAAATTTCACTACTCACCTGTCCAGCTGCGTAAAGCCTCCCACTATGATCAACATGGTATTACATTTCCCCTTCTCTATACTTCCACTGCTAACGGCACCCTTCCTGGGTGTATTCCGTGTATCGAACATTCTGATGCAATCGTGGCTGCGTAGCGTCGGGACGCTGCGGTCGATGTCAAGGACAAGGCCGATGGCATTTAGAAAGATCGTTTTACGTCGACGTTGTTGCAATGAAAGTGGCGTCGATGAGACTTTTTTTGGCTCGCTGCCAAAAATCGCATCATCGCCTTCCGGCTTCATCATTGGTGTTAGTTTCtagaaa
Proteins encoded in this window:
- the LOC117156807 gene encoding uncharacterized protein LOC117156807; translated protein: MKLTPMMKPEGDDAIFGSEPKKVSSTPLSLQQRRRKTIFLNAIGLVLDIDRSVPTLRSHDCIRMFDTRNTPRKGAVSSGSIEKGKCNTMLIIVGGFTQLDRCVNKCKYTIYVQKWLCKLYTQYVFMYKMHYLHCYKNIAK